The proteins below are encoded in one region of Flavobacterium sp. IMCC34852:
- a CDS encoding zinc metallopeptidase, producing MLGYYILIGLIALVSFAVSSKLKSKFAEYSHLHLRNGMSGAEIATQMLQDHGIYDVKVISTPGQLTDHYNPADKTVNLSEGVYNQRNAAAAAVAAHECGHAVQHATAYNMLQLRSQLVPIVNVSSTLSQWLIFGGLILGAASGLGLGFYIAVIGLVLMAIATSFAFITLPVEYDASNRALAWLKNKNMVSQQEYAGAEDALKWAARTYVVAAIGALASLLYWALQVFGGSRDE from the coding sequence ATGTTAGGATATTATATTTTAATCGGCTTGATTGCCTTAGTCAGTTTTGCCGTAAGCTCGAAACTTAAGAGCAAATTCGCAGAATACTCTCATCTGCATTTGCGCAATGGGATGAGCGGTGCCGAAATTGCCACCCAAATGCTACAAGACCACGGGATTTATGATGTCAAAGTCATTTCCACACCCGGACAATTGACTGACCATTACAATCCAGCTGACAAAACGGTAAACTTAAGCGAAGGCGTTTACAACCAAAGAAACGCCGCTGCCGCAGCAGTTGCCGCACACGAATGTGGTCACGCTGTCCAACACGCCACGGCTTACAATATGTTGCAATTGCGTTCGCAACTGGTACCCATAGTGAATGTTTCTTCTACTTTATCCCAATGGTTAATCTTTGGCGGACTGATTTTGGGTGCCGCCTCCGGATTGGGTTTAGGATTTTACATCGCTGTAATAGGGTTGGTGCTAATGGCGATTGCCACTTCCTTTGCCTTCATTACACTTCCGGTAGAATACGACGCCAGTAACCGCGCTTTGGCCTGGTTAAAAAATAAAAACATGGTCAGCCAACAAGAATACGCCGGTGCCGAAGACGCGCTGAAATGGGCCGCCCGAACTTATGTAGTCGCCGCGATTGGCGCTTTGGCTTCGCTCTTATATTGGGCTTTGCAAGTCTTCGGAGGTTCCAGAGACGAATAA
- the frr gene encoding ribosome recycling factor, whose translation MEEIEFILDSTKESMNGSIAHLEKEFLNIRAGKASPQMLGGVFVDYYGSQTPLSQVANINVPDARTITITPWEKSMLHPIEKAIMIANLGFNPMNNGDNIIINVPALTEERRRDLVKQAKAEAEDAKIGIRNARKDANTDIKKLEKEGTSEDICKTAEDDVQKLTDAYIKKVEEHLAIKEAEIMKV comes from the coding sequence ATGGAAGAAATTGAATTTATTTTAGACAGCACAAAAGAATCAATGAACGGTTCAATTGCGCATTTAGAAAAAGAATTTTTAAACATTCGTGCCGGAAAGGCTTCACCTCAAATGTTGGGTGGTGTTTTTGTGGATTATTACGGTTCACAAACCCCTTTATCTCAAGTTGCCAATATCAATGTACCCGATGCGAGAACCATTACCATAACGCCTTGGGAAAAAAGTATGTTGCATCCGATTGAAAAAGCCATTATGATTGCCAATCTTGGGTTTAACCCCATGAACAATGGTGACAACATCATTATCAACGTGCCGGCTTTGACCGAAGAAAGAAGACGCGATTTGGTAAAACAAGCCAAAGCGGAAGCTGAAGACGCTAAAATTGGCATTAGAAATGCTCGTAAAGACGCCAATACCGATATCAAAAAATTAGAAAAAGAAGGCACTTCGGAAGACATTTGTAAAACGGCCGAAGACGATGTTCAAAAATTAACCGACGCTTATATCAAAAAAGTCGAAGAACATTTGGCCATCAAAGAAGCCGAAATTATGAAAGTGTAA
- the pyrH gene encoding UMP kinase, with product MKYKRILLKLSGEALMGDKQYGIDPKRLGEYADEIKEIHDKGVEIAIVIGGGNIFRGVAGASNGMDRVQGDYMGMLATVINGMALQGALEDKGMLTRLQTALKIEAIAEPYIKRRAVRHLEKGRIVIFGAGTGNPYFTTDTAAVLRGVEVHADVILKGTRVDGVYDADPEKNPNAVKFDSISFEDVLKKGLNVMDTTAFTLSQENELPIVVFDMNKKGNLLKICEGENIGTVVKI from the coding sequence ATGAAATACAAAAGAATTCTTCTAAAACTAAGTGGTGAAGCGCTGATGGGCGATAAACAATATGGAATCGACCCAAAACGTCTTGGCGAATATGCTGATGAAATTAAAGAGATTCACGACAAAGGAGTTGAAATCGCAATCGTAATTGGTGGTGGAAACATTTTTAGAGGAGTTGCCGGAGCCAGCAATGGTATGGACAGAGTGCAAGGCGATTATATGGGCATGTTGGCCACTGTAATTAACGGAATGGCTTTGCAAGGTGCTTTGGAAGACAAAGGCATGTTGACTCGTTTGCAAACCGCTTTAAAAATTGAAGCGATTGCCGAGCCATACATCAAAAGAAGAGCGGTTCGTCATTTAGAAAAAGGCAGAATTGTAATCTTCGGTGCCGGAACCGGAAATCCGTATTTCACTACTGATACTGCAGCCGTTTTACGTGGTGTGGAAGTACATGCCGATGTGATTTTAAAAGGCACTCGAGTAGATGGTGTATACGATGCCGATCCGGAGAAAAACCCAAATGCTGTAAAATTTGATTCTATTTCTTTTGAAGACGTATTGAAAAAAGGATTGAATGTAATGGATACCACTGCTTTCACTTTAAGTCAGGAAAATGAATTGCCGATAGTAGTATTCGACATGAACAAAAAAGGGAATCTCTTAAAAATTTGCGAAGGCGAAAATATAGGAACTGTAGTTAAAATATAG
- the leuS gene encoding leucine--tRNA ligase: MKYHHEKIEAKWQQYWAQNQTFAATNNSNKPKYYVLDMFPYPSGAGLHVGHPLGYIASDIVARFKRHKGFNVLHPQGYDSFGLPAEQYAIQTGQHPEKTTRENIARYREQLDKIGFSFDWSREVRTSNADYYKHTQWIFIQLFNSWYNNDSNKAEDISTLVSIFSKEGNATVNAVCDDNIMPFSAAEWNAFSSDEQQRILLQYRLTYLAETEVNWCPALGTVLANDEIVNGVSERGGHPVIRKKMTQWSMRISAYAERLLQGLDTIDWSESIKESQRNWIGKSVGASVKFKVQSTKYEIEVFTTRPDTIFGVTFMTLAPEHELVAQITTQEQKAAVEAYVEATAKRSERERMADVKTISGVFTGAYVEHPFTKEPIPVWIGDYVLAGYGTGAVMAVPCGDERDYAFANFFKGQQGMPEIKNIFNQDISEAAYGEKSGFELVNSDFLNGLGYKDGTKKIIEELERIGQGKGKTNYRLRDAVFSRQRYWGEPFPVYYVNGLPQMIDPKHLPIVLPEVEKYLPTEDGQPPLGNATDWAWDSVQCSVVSNQLIDHKTIFPLELNTMPGWAGSSWYWMRYMDAHNDAEFASADALKYWENVDLYIGGSEHATGHLLYSRFWNKFLKDKGFAPTEEPFKKLINQGMILGMSAFVYRSEDSKKLYSKGLIAGEKVHPIHVDLAVINDITNELDIEAFKNHPLYSDYKDAEFILENGKYIVGREVEKMSKSKYNVVNPDDICEDYGADTLRLYEMFLGPLEQAKPWNTAGITGVSGFLKKLWRLYFDDNGLIVTNEEPTAEMYKSLHKTIKKVTEDIENFSFNTSVSQFMICVNELASMKCHHRAILEPLAVVISPYAPHIAEELWSQLGHEGSISTVEFPLVNEKYLVESEKEYPVSFNGKMRFTIKLPLDLTVAQIQEIVMADERTIKQLEGRTPNKVIIVPGKVINLVG; the protein is encoded by the coding sequence ATGAAATACCATCACGAAAAAATCGAAGCCAAATGGCAACAGTATTGGGCACAAAACCAAACTTTTGCTGCCACCAATAATTCCAACAAGCCTAAGTATTACGTACTCGACATGTTTCCTTATCCATCCGGAGCCGGCTTACACGTTGGGCATCCGCTGGGTTATATCGCTTCCGATATCGTGGCGCGTTTCAAACGCCATAAAGGCTTCAATGTGTTGCATCCGCAAGGCTATGATTCTTTCGGATTGCCGGCAGAACAATACGCCATCCAAACCGGTCAACATCCGGAGAAAACCACTCGCGAAAACATTGCCCGTTACCGCGAGCAATTAGACAAAATCGGTTTTTCTTTCGATTGGAGTAGAGAAGTGCGCACTTCCAACGCCGATTATTACAAACACACGCAGTGGATTTTTATCCAATTATTTAACTCGTGGTACAACAACGATAGCAACAAAGCAGAAGACATTTCGACTTTAGTTTCTATATTTTCAAAAGAAGGAAACGCGACTGTAAACGCAGTTTGCGATGACAACATCATGCCATTTTCAGCCGCAGAATGGAACGCTTTTTCTTCCGACGAACAACAAAGAATACTATTGCAATACCGATTAACCTATTTGGCCGAAACCGAAGTCAATTGGTGTCCGGCACTCGGAACAGTATTGGCCAATGACGAAATCGTAAATGGGGTTTCCGAACGCGGCGGTCATCCGGTCATCCGCAAAAAAATGACGCAATGGTCCATGAGAATCTCAGCCTACGCCGAAAGATTACTACAAGGGTTAGACACCATCGACTGGAGCGAATCCATCAAAGAAAGCCAAAGAAACTGGATTGGAAAATCGGTTGGCGCATCCGTAAAGTTCAAAGTACAAAGTACGAAGTACGAAATTGAGGTTTTCACGACACGTCCTGATACCATTTTCGGAGTGACGTTTATGACTTTGGCACCCGAACATGAATTGGTGGCCCAAATCACAACACAGGAACAAAAAGCAGCCGTAGAAGCTTATGTGGAAGCCACTGCCAAACGTTCAGAACGTGAAAGAATGGCTGATGTAAAAACCATCTCAGGTGTTTTCACCGGCGCTTATGTCGAACATCCGTTCACCAAAGAACCGATTCCGGTTTGGATAGGCGATTATGTGTTAGCAGGTTACGGAACCGGAGCTGTAATGGCTGTTCCTTGTGGCGACGAAAGAGATTATGCGTTTGCCAATTTTTTCAAAGGCCAACAAGGCATGCCCGAAATCAAAAATATTTTCAACCAAGATATATCAGAAGCCGCTTATGGCGAAAAATCAGGATTTGAGTTAGTCAACTCCGATTTCCTAAACGGTTTGGGTTACAAAGACGGCACCAAAAAAATCATCGAAGAGCTTGAGAGAATCGGACAAGGAAAAGGCAAAACCAATTACCGTTTGCGCGACGCCGTGTTTTCTCGCCAAAGATATTGGGGTGAACCGTTCCCGGTATATTACGTAAACGGATTACCGCAAATGATTGACCCTAAACACTTGCCAATCGTTTTACCCGAAGTAGAAAAATATTTACCCACCGAAGACGGCCAACCGCCATTAGGAAACGCTACGGATTGGGCGTGGGATAGTGTTCAGTGTTCAGTAGTCAGTAACCAGTTGATTGACCACAAAACGATATTTCCTCTAGAACTCAACACTATGCCGGGTTGGGCCGGAAGTTCGTGGTATTGGATGCGTTATATGGACGCACACAACGACGCCGAATTCGCCTCAGCTGATGCCCTAAAATACTGGGAAAACGTAGATTTATACATAGGTGGAAGCGAACACGCCACCGGCCATTTGTTGTACTCTCGTTTTTGGAACAAATTCTTAAAAGACAAAGGCTTCGCGCCAACGGAAGAACCGTTCAAAAAGTTGATCAATCAGGGAATGATTTTGGGGATGAGTGCGTTTGTATATCGTTCTGAAGATTCCAAAAAACTATATTCAAAAGGATTAATTGCGGGTGAAAAAGTGCATCCAATCCATGTTGACCTAGCCGTTATCAACGACATCACCAACGAGTTAGATATCGAAGCCTTCAAAAATCATCCGTTATATTCAGATTACAAAGACGCCGAATTTATTTTAGAAAACGGCAAATACATCGTAGGTCGCGAAGTCGAAAAAATGTCCAAATCCAAATACAATGTGGTCAATCCGGATGATATTTGTGAAGACTACGGCGCAGATACATTACGTTTATACGAAATGTTCCTTGGTCCATTAGAACAAGCCAAGCCTTGGAATACCGCCGGAATCACCGGAGTGTCAGGTTTCTTAAAAAAACTATGGCGTTTGTATTTTGACGACAACGGTTTGATTGTGACCAACGAGGAACCAACGGCAGAAATGTACAAATCGCTCCACAAAACCATCAAAAAAGTGACTGAGGATATCGAGAACTTCTCGTTCAACACGTCGGTATCGCAGTTTATGATTTGTGTGAACGAATTGGCTTCGATGAAATGTCACCACCGAGCGATTTTAGAACCATTAGCTGTAGTAATTTCGCCTTATGCACCGCACATCGCTGAGGAATTATGGAGTCAATTAGGACACGAAGGGTCAATCTCAACAGTCGAATTTCCATTAGTTAACGAAAAATACTTAGTCGAATCCGAAAAAGAGTACCCGGTTTCGTTTAACGGTAAAATGCGTTTCACCATCAAATTACCTTTGGATTTAACCGTAGCCCAAATACAGGAAATCGTAATGGCCGATGAAAGAACCATTAAACAACTAGAAGGAAGAACGCCTAATAAAGTGATTATCGTACCAGGTAAAGTGATTAACTTAGTGGGATAA
- a CDS encoding DUF5686 and carboxypeptidase-like regulatory domain-containing protein: protein MKLLLFLLLFFSLSLQAQFQINGVIKDAETKKALPFATITTETGVATITDVDGKFHLILATQPEALTVSYVGYTTQTLSLFEQKNFFTIWLSPKTDLLKEVVISNENPANAIITKVIRQKEANNPLKKLKTFQYKTYNKLLVTANPDSISGKIDTLFVDAVTKDKIAKIDSSDYKFKKLIAKQHLFLTEKVSQFQYEKPILKETILGTKMAGFKEPIYELLGFSLQSSSVYDDKYELFETKYKSPISDNALKEYRYKILDTATIDKREVIVIYFKNKISRKGLEGLLYVDKENFAIAKAIMRIRGVLNITGIHEFNYLAEEQLWFPNKKNFKIIKGKSKEPTAVLGGRIEFAAENDESTAKKDASDFTYLSSEMQVYDLKVNTDLKIKKSAIAIDVKPNANNKDDSFWNENRKDSLDLRSERTYVVLDSVVTKENIEKKIKFGRKIINGYLPFGPFDFDLRYLLSYNNYEGFRFGLGGVTNERFSKKFRLEGYTAYGLKDEKSKYHLGGAIRIGNFSNSWIGGSFTDDVREIASTNFAIDKRVFKLYDPRPINISTFYNHQTWRAFMETKIIPKTESIWQITHSDVTPLFDYTFVYEDKLYRKFAMTSAMVSIHWNPFSDYMQTPNGKIEFEKRYPKFTLQFTKSLSNLFNNDFEFGKIDARIEYEKKYLNGQKSAVLVQAGYVFGDLPLTHLYNTSPNNLTKDNLLQRITIAGKNSFETMYFNEFFSSEFVMLQFKHGFKRVELFKKVKPSLVLVTRMAWGNLKNTDDHIGIEFKTLDQGFFESGIELNQIYKGFGLTGFYRYGPNQLSRLEDNIAIKLSFVLDLGF, encoded by the coding sequence ATGAAGCTACTACTGTTTTTATTGCTTTTCTTCTCCTTGTCGCTTCAGGCCCAATTTCAAATCAATGGTGTCATCAAAGATGCCGAAACCAAAAAAGCCCTGCCGTTTGCCACAATAACAACCGAGACCGGAGTGGCTACCATTACTGATGTAGACGGAAAATTCCACTTAATTTTAGCAACACAACCCGAGGCTTTGACCGTTTCCTATGTTGGCTATACCACGCAAACCCTTTCGCTTTTTGAGCAAAAAAACTTTTTTACCATTTGGCTTTCGCCCAAAACTGATCTGCTGAAAGAAGTGGTTATCTCTAATGAAAATCCGGCCAATGCTATAATCACAAAAGTCATCCGACAAAAAGAGGCCAATAATCCGCTCAAAAAACTCAAAACCTTTCAATATAAAACCTATAACAAGCTTTTGGTAACTGCCAATCCCGATTCTATTTCGGGGAAAATTGACACCCTTTTTGTAGATGCAGTAACCAAAGACAAGATTGCCAAAATCGATTCCTCTGATTACAAATTCAAAAAGCTTATTGCCAAGCAACATTTATTTCTAACCGAAAAAGTGTCCCAGTTTCAATACGAAAAACCCATTCTTAAAGAAACCATTTTGGGCACCAAAATGGCGGGATTTAAAGAACCTATCTATGAATTACTGGGTTTTAGTTTGCAATCTTCCTCTGTATACGACGACAAATATGAACTGTTTGAAACCAAGTACAAAAGCCCGATTTCGGACAATGCACTCAAAGAATATCGGTACAAAATTTTAGACACCGCAACTATCGACAAACGCGAGGTTATTGTCATTTATTTCAAAAATAAAATCAGCCGCAAAGGCTTGGAAGGATTGCTTTATGTGGATAAAGAAAACTTTGCCATCGCCAAAGCCATAATGCGTATTCGCGGTGTTCTCAATATCACAGGCATTCATGAATTCAATTATTTAGCTGAAGAACAACTTTGGTTTCCCAATAAGAAAAACTTTAAAATCATCAAAGGGAAAAGCAAAGAACCGACCGCTGTTTTGGGTGGCCGAATAGAATTTGCCGCAGAAAATGATGAAAGCACTGCTAAGAAAGATGCTTCTGACTTCACCTATCTTTCTTCGGAAATGCAAGTCTATGATTTGAAAGTCAACACCGATTTAAAAATCAAAAAATCAGCCATCGCCATTGACGTTAAACCCAACGCCAACAACAAAGACGACTCTTTTTGGAATGAAAACCGAAAAGACAGTTTGGACCTCCGCAGCGAAAGAACTTACGTGGTTTTAGACAGTGTGGTGACCAAAGAAAACATTGAAAAGAAAATCAAATTCGGGCGTAAAATCATCAACGGGTATTTGCCTTTCGGTCCGTTTGATTTTGATTTACGCTATTTGCTGAGTTATAACAATTACGAAGGTTTCCGTTTTGGACTTGGTGGTGTAACCAACGAGCGTTTCTCAAAAAAATTCCGTTTGGAAGGTTATACTGCTTATGGTTTGAAGGACGAAAAAAGCAAATACCATTTGGGCGGAGCCATTAGAATAGGGAATTTTTCCAACTCCTGGATTGGCGGTTCGTTTACCGATGATGTTCGGGAGATTGCGAGTACCAATTTTGCCATTGACAAACGCGTTTTCAAGCTTTATGATCCGCGACCGATTAACATTAGTACCTTTTACAATCACCAAACTTGGCGGGCTTTTATGGAAACCAAAATCATCCCGAAAACCGAAAGCATTTGGCAAATTACCCACAGCGACGTAACGCCTTTGTTTGATTACACCTTTGTTTACGAAGACAAATTATACCGAAAGTTTGCCATGACTTCCGCTATGGTTTCGATTCATTGGAATCCGTTTAGCGATTATATGCAAACGCCGAACGGAAAAATCGAATTTGAAAAACGTTATCCTAAATTTACGTTGCAATTTACCAAATCACTATCTAACCTTTTTAACAACGACTTTGAATTCGGCAAAATTGACGCCCGAATCGAGTATGAAAAAAAATACCTCAACGGACAAAAATCGGCAGTATTGGTCCAAGCCGGCTATGTTTTTGGCGACTTGCCTTTGACCCATTTGTACAATACTTCGCCGAATAATTTAACCAAAGACAATCTCTTGCAAAGAATCACCATTGCCGGTAAAAACAGTTTTGAGACGATGTATTTCAATGAATTTTTCTCGAGCGAATTTGTGATGCTGCAATTCAAGCACGGTTTCAAACGCGTGGAATTATTCAAAAAAGTAAAGCCTTCTTTAGTATTGGTTACCCGAATGGCTTGGGGAAATCTAAAAAATACTGACGATCATATCGGAATAGAATTCAAAACCCTTGACCAAGGTTTCTTCGAGTCGGGTATCGAATTGAACCAAATTTACAAAGGTTTCGGCTTAACCGGATTTTACCGTTACGGTCCAAACCAACTGTCCCGATTGGAAGACAATATAGCAATTAAGTTGAGTTTTGTTTTGGATTTAGGATTTTAA
- a CDS encoding cell division protein FtsX, with the protein MSSSFEKFQKRRVITSYFSVVLSIFLVLFLLGTLGLFVINSKRLSDNFKEEIAMTVFFKNEANDSVMKAFTEEMKTAKFAKSFEYVSKEQAAAQHKEVIGEDFMQFLGVNPLQNSFDIHLKADFVTNPEIAKIENRLRKNEMVADIVYDKQLVTLVNDNVKNISMWILIVTGVFAFVSVLLINSSLRLSIYANRFIIKTMQMVGATKSFIRKPFIKTSVILGFIGAVLAILALIGLLVYIQFNFPNLGIMEDQLAISVVLLGVLVMGIVITWISTYFATQRFLNLRTDDLY; encoded by the coding sequence ATGTCATCATCATTTGAAAAGTTTCAGAAGCGCAGAGTGATTACCTCCTATTTTTCGGTAGTGTTGAGTATCTTTTTGGTGTTGTTTTTATTGGGCACTTTGGGTCTTTTTGTGATTAATTCCAAGCGATTGTCAGACAATTTCAAGGAAGAAATTGCGATGACGGTTTTCTTTAAAAATGAAGCCAACGACTCAGTGATGAAAGCTTTTACCGAAGAAATGAAGACGGCCAAGTTTGCCAAATCTTTTGAATATGTTTCTAAAGAACAGGCGGCTGCACAGCACAAGGAAGTGATTGGCGAAGATTTTATGCAATTTTTAGGCGTGAATCCGTTGCAGAATTCGTTTGACATTCACTTGAAAGCCGATTTTGTAACCAATCCTGAAATAGCTAAAATTGAGAACCGTTTGCGCAAAAACGAAATGGTGGCGGATATTGTTTACGACAAACAATTGGTGACTTTGGTCAACGATAATGTAAAAAATATCAGCATGTGGATTTTGATTGTTACCGGTGTATTTGCGTTTGTTTCGGTGTTGCTGATTAACAGTTCGCTACGACTATCCATTTACGCCAACCGATTTATCATTAAAACGATGCAAATGGTGGGTGCCACCAAATCATTTATTAGAAAACCATTCATCAAAACCAGTGTAATTCTTGGCTTTATTGGAGCTGTTTTGGCTATTTTAGCTTTGATTGGTTTGCTGGTTTACATACAGTTCAACTTCCCTAATTTAGGCATTATGGAAGACCAATTGGCTATTAGCGTAGTGTTATTGGGTGTTTTAGTGATGGGTATTGTGATTACTTGGATCAGTACTTATTTTGCGACGCAGCGATTTTTGAATTTGAGAACGGACGATTTGTACTAG
- the truB gene encoding tRNA pseudouridine(55) synthase TruB has translation MKTAEDFLEGQILLIDKPLTWSSFQAVNKLKYILKRKYNLPKKFKIGHAGTLDPLATGLLIVCTGKFTKKITEIQGQAKEYTGTITVGATTPSYDMETEVNATFPTEHITAELIQQTIPQFLGEIDQKPPVFSAIKKDGIRLYEHARAGEEVEIQARKTTIHEFEITKFVLPEIEFRVVCSKGTYIRSLAYDFGKALNSGAYLSVLRRTKIGDYEIVNAITPQTFEQSLHQTES, from the coding sequence TTGAAAACGGCTGAAGATTTTTTAGAAGGTCAAATACTATTGATAGACAAACCACTGACATGGTCTTCGTTTCAAGCGGTGAATAAATTGAAGTATATTCTAAAAAGAAAATACAATCTTCCGAAGAAATTTAAAATTGGTCACGCAGGAACATTAGACCCTTTGGCAACCGGCTTACTGATTGTTTGCACCGGAAAGTTTACCAAAAAAATCACCGAAATTCAAGGGCAAGCCAAAGAATACACCGGAACGATTACTGTTGGTGCCACAACGCCATCTTATGATATGGAAACCGAAGTGAATGCTACTTTTCCAACGGAACATATAACGGCTGAATTAATTCAGCAAACTATTCCACAATTCCTTGGCGAAATCGACCAAAAGCCACCGGTTTTTTCGGCTATCAAAAAAGATGGTATTCGTTTGTATGAACATGCGCGTGCCGGAGAAGAGGTTGAAATTCAAGCCCGAAAAACAACCATTCATGAATTTGAAATCACTAAATTTGTGTTACCCGAAATAGAGTTCCGGGTGGTTTGCAGCAAAGGCACTTATATTCGTTCCTTGGCTTATGACTTTGGAAAGGCACTGAATTCAGGCGCTTATTTATCCGTTTTACGTCGAACTAAAATTGGTGATTATGAGATTGTTAACGCAATTACCCCGCAAACTTTCGAACAAAGTCTTCACCAAACCGAAAGCTAA
- a CDS encoding undecaprenyl-diphosphate phosphatase — MDYIQAILIAIVEGLTEYLPVSSTAHMIFTSSFFGIQEDDFVKLFQVSIQFGAILAVVVLYWKKFFDFRKLNFYVKLACAVIPALVLGKIFDDKIDAVLGNPIPIAIVLIIGGIVLLFIDGRFNHPTIAHEEDITIKKAVTIGFWQCLAMMPGTSRSAASIIGGMQQGLTRETAAEFSFFLAVPTMLAVTTYSLFLKTYEVSQLKGYELLTQSSDNLKMFLVGNIVAFVVSVIAIKFFIGIIKKYGFKPWGYYRIVAGVILLVYFSLNK; from the coding sequence ATGGATTACATTCAAGCCATTCTAATTGCCATCGTAGAAGGTTTAACCGAATACTTACCGGTTTCTTCGACGGCTCACATGATTTTTACCAGTTCGTTTTTTGGAATACAGGAAGATGATTTTGTGAAATTGTTTCAGGTTTCAATTCAGTTTGGGGCGATTTTGGCCGTAGTGGTTTTGTATTGGAAGAAGTTTTTTGATTTCCGAAAGCTTAACTTTTATGTCAAATTGGCTTGTGCTGTCATTCCGGCTTTGGTTTTAGGAAAAATATTTGACGATAAGATTGATGCCGTGCTAGGAAATCCTATTCCTATAGCGATTGTATTGATTATTGGCGGTATCGTTTTACTGTTTATTGACGGTCGCTTCAATCATCCTACCATTGCTCACGAAGAAGATATTACCATCAAAAAAGCAGTCACTATCGGCTTCTGGCAATGTTTGGCTATGATGCCGGGTACGAGTCGTTCTGCGGCTTCTATAATTGGCGGTATGCAACAAGGCTTGACTCGAGAAACGGCGGCGGAGTTCTCTTTCTTTTTAGCAGTTCCGACGATGTTGGCGGTTACTACTTATTCGTTGTTTTTGAAGACTTATGAAGTTTCTCAGCTCAAAGGGTATGAGTTGCTGACGCAGTCTTCTGATAACTTGAAAATGTTTTTAGTGGGTAATATTGTGGCTTTTGTTGTGTCTGTAATTGCGATTAAATTCTTTATCGGCATTATCAAAAAATACGGTTTCAAGCCTTGGGGTTATTACCGAATTGTAGCCGGCGTGATTTTGCTGGTGTATTTCTCTTTAAACAAATAG
- a CDS encoding thioredoxin family protein, translating to MKSIIQNSLADSLSYTEYRNKVTSLLKEGKSTGNEQSEALTHYSELNETRMNRLEKTIKITEDFTEQLKQLKREYIWLVISEGWCGDAAQLVPIFHKMAELSSKIDLKIALRDDHDDLMNLFLTNGARSIPKLIILDKNTLEVLGDFGPRPQGAKQLILDYKAEHGVIDETAKTNLQLWYLHDKGLSTQQEIMEIMAALE from the coding sequence ATGAAATCCATTATCCAAAATAGTTTAGCCGATAGTCTTTCTTATACCGAATACAGAAACAAAGTTACTTCGCTTTTAAAAGAAGGTAAATCAACCGGAAACGAACAATCCGAAGCATTGACACATTATTCCGAATTGAACGAAACCCGCATGAATCGTTTGGAGAAAACCATTAAAATCACTGAAGACTTTACCGAACAATTAAAGCAATTAAAACGGGAATACATTTGGTTAGTGATTTCTGAAGGCTGGTGTGGCGATGCTGCGCAGTTGGTTCCCATCTTTCACAAAATGGCAGAGCTTTCATCCAAGATTGATTTGAAAATTGCCCTTCGTGATGACCATGACGATTTGATGAATTTGTTTCTCACCAATGGTGCAAGAAGCATTCCTAAGCTGATTATTTTAGACAAAAATACTTTGGAAGTTTTAGGCGATTTCGGACCAAGACCACAAGGAGCAAAACAATTAATTCTAGATTACAAGGCCGAACATGGTGTGATTGATGAAACCGCTAAAACCAATTTACAATTGTGGTATTTACACGATAAAGGGTTGTCAACACAACAAGAAATCATGGAAATTATGGCTGCGTTGGAGTAA
- a CDS encoding DUF3098 domain-containing protein — translation MKNNEQKPDFLFDKVNYKILLIGIAVIALGFILMSGGGSDDPKVWNDAVFNFQRIRLAPTVVLIGFGITIYSIFKKSK, via the coding sequence ATGAAAAACAACGAGCAAAAACCTGATTTTCTTTTTGATAAGGTTAATTATAAAATATTATTAATTGGTATCGCCGTGATTGCTCTTGGTTTTATACTGATGAGTGGCGGCGGAAGCGACGACCCGAAGGTATGGAACGATGCGGTTTTTAATTTCCAAAGAATTCGTCTGGCACCGACTGTTGTTTTGATAGGTTTCGGGATTACGATTTATTCCATTTTTAAAAAATCTAAATAG